GCGTAGGCCCGTGCCGCCGAGCGAACCGGTGCGCCGGCCCGCTCCAACATGCGGCGGGTAGGACCGTGCAGGTCGATGGTCCGAAAGAGGAGATCCAGGTTCAGCCCAGGTTCACCCACCAGTTCCGCCAGACGTCCCTGGCTGACGTGCCGGGTCAGTTCCAACTGGAAGAGGCGGTCCTGGGCATGGACATAGCCCAATGCGAAATAGGCGTCCGTATCACTGCCGGCGAAAATGTGGGGGACGCCCCACCGGTCGCGTACGATTTCAACCGGCTGTTGCAGGCCCGCTACAAAGCGGACTCCGTCGAGTTGGGGCAATGCCCGGCGCGCCAGATGGTGGAAGGTCAGGAACGACCCGAGCGCCACGGCCACCAGGGCCCACGCCGCGTATCGGAGTCCTTTTCTCAAACCCTGCCCGGAGGCTGCCACAGCCCGTTCGATCGGTGGTCAGATCTGCGAATAGGAAGTCGGAATCAGAAACCAGTTCGTGATCTTGGAGACCGTGTCCTTGTAGCGCTCCATGGCCTTCATCCTGACCCAATCGGGATGAGCCAGGAAGGCTTCCCAGCTCTTCTTGTGCGTCTCCCGGTCCGTGCTCGACAGGATGTAGGTCAGATTCGGCACGTCATGGCCCACTAGGACTTCTCCGAAGAAAACCGGACCGAGACCCGCTTCCCGCATGATCTGGGTCTCCCCCTCGTCGAACATCTGCACTTTCCGATAGGCCGCGTTCTCGTGATGGCTCTCGTAGGTCCGAAGCTCGAAGATCCGCGCGTCCCCGGTGGACGACTGCTCCGGCAGCTCCATGACCGGGATGCTGTCGAAGGCCTTCATCAGCTTGCTCTCGATTCGCCCGTAGGCCGGGTCGTCGATGGAGGCGGAAAAGTATTCGGACGCCGCCGTCTGGTAGTCCGCGTCCTGATCCAGGACGTCGCTCAGCCGAGTCATATGATCCAGGGTCGGATAGGGGATCAGGATGAAAATGGAGAAGTCGTCTCCCGCTTCCTGCAATGTGAAGACTCCGACTCGATCGATGCCCGTCCGGTTCAACGCGGGAAGCAGCGCGGTCTCCAGGTAGCGGCTGACGACTTCCTGCTTTTCGAGGCTGTCGATGCGGTAGACGCGAAGTTCGTAGTACTCGTGCATGACCTCTCCCGCTGTTTCGCTCGCCGGCGCCTCGGAAGCCTCATTTTGGACCGCCGGGTTGCAGCTCACCGCCAGAAACATTGCCAGGCACAACCAAACGAGATTCTGTGGCTGGAAATATTTGGAAATCATCATCTTGGCTCTCCTCCGGTTGTCCAGGTCTCTCGAAACCCGGCTCGGCCGGACCAAAGTAGTAACCGGCCGAGCCGGTGTCAATCGGAGCGGGTCCTCGGTTGACAGTCTGTTCGGGTGTGACAATAGTTCTCTCCGACACCAAAATGGCACACTCGGACAAACCTGAAGGGGGTTGGCGAATGAAGTTCAGAAGTCGCCCGTCCGGCTTGGGACAGGGTCTTTCAAGACTCGCAGCAGCGTTCCTGTTCTCGCTTTTCCTGTGCTCCATTCCAATTCGCGCGTCGCAGGACGAAGAGGGATTCGTTTCTCTTTTCAACGGCCGGGATCTGACCGGCTGGATCGGCGACCCCCGACTCTGGAAGGTGCAAAACGGAGTGATCGTCGGTTCCACGGAGGAGAACCCGATCGAGCGCAACAGTTTTCTCTCCACCACCCGGAGCTTCACCGATTTCACATTGCGGGTTTCGGTGAAGTTGATCCGGGGAAACAGTGGGATCCAGTTCCGGAGCGAGCAGCACCCCGACTACGTGGTCAAGGGGTATCAGGCCGACATCGCCGAAGAAAAATACTTCGGCATGCTCTACGAAGAGGGCAAGCGCGGCATCATGGACTACTGGAAGAAGCTGAGTCCCGAGGAGAAGGCGGCGATCAATTCACGCGCCGACCTGACGGGATGGAACCGCTACGAGATCATCGCCGAGGGACGCCGGATCCGGTTCATTCTCAACGGCCACCAGGTTTGCGACCTGACCGATCCCAAGGGGTCGAGGTCGGGGATCATCGCCCTCCAACTCCACACCGGGCAGCCCATGCGGGTCCTGTACAAGGACATCCGGATCAAGGCGGCCAGGACGACCGGCCAGATACGGCGCGGCAAGGAACGATTCCGGGTTGCCGCCGGCTTCCAGGTGGAGCAGGTGGCCACCGACGAATTGCTGGGCTCACTGGTCAATATGGCCTTCGACCACTTGGGCAGGCCGGTCGTGGCCCGTGAGCACGGTGGAATTCACATCCTGCTGGATGAGGACGGGGACGGCCGGTTCGAACGGGTCCGGGACTTCTCGAACCGGGTGCAAAAGGCGCACGGGATGCACTACCTGGGCGCCGGAGACCTGCTGGTGCAGGCCAACGGGCCCGACGGACCGGGCCTCTACCGGCTGGTCGACGA
This region of Acidobacteriota bacterium genomic DNA includes:
- a CDS encoding NIPSNAP family protein, which gives rise to MMISKYFQPQNLVWLCLAMFLAVSCNPAVQNEASEAPASETAGEVMHEYYELRVYRIDSLEKQEVVSRYLETALLPALNRTGIDRVGVFTLQEAGDDFSIFILIPYPTLDHMTRLSDVLDQDADYQTAASEYFSASIDDPAYGRIESKLMKAFDSIPVMELPEQSSTGDARIFELRTYESHHENAAYRKVQMFDEGETQIMREAGLGPVFFGEVLVGHDVPNLTYILSSTDRETHKKSWEAFLAHPDWVRMKAMERYKDTVSKITNWFLIPTSYSQI